One part of the Astatotilapia calliptera chromosome 9, fAstCal1.2, whole genome shotgun sequence genome encodes these proteins:
- the LOC113029696 gene encoding zinc finger protein 2-like produces MSSAQYLREFIKKRLTAVCEEIFSEVQKTIVQYEEEINRQHRLLDISQKPDRNSHIIDLPQQHDCEEEEGLDEQQVCNQERNSSLDQEDQPPQIKEEQEELCSIQEGEQLVLKQETEGIIVWTDEEQLRLMETIRKPVIKLHRIDVLHQHAIEEEEALTEQRVFNQERNSSLDQEDPQPPQIKEEQEELCSIQEGEQLGLKQESDTFMKTPTYEESHHSEPEPNSEQLLSHSSPEAESRYHEENGHVDSGSTRNAELKKRHHSQRVDNSPVSVSQSRTDTKNKSVQCDVCGKSLQNKYKMTTHLRVHTGEKPYPCTTCGKRFALPAACKTHMRIHTGENLYSCRTCGKRFASPSAFKKHMRIHAGEMPYSCSTCGKRFSASSVFKKHTRIHTVEKLYSCGFCAKRFAVSSALKTHMRIHTGEKPYSCNACGKRFIQKSQLESHIRIHTGEKPYSCSTCGKRFADLSTFKTHMRIHTGEKPYSCSTCEKRFIQKSHLNCHVRIHTGEKPYPCSICGERFVQRIKLKKHMRIHARSNVHTKKMLDSCESSLNT; encoded by the exons ATGAGTTCAGCTCAGTATCTGAGAGAGTTCATCAAGAAGAGACTAACTGCTGTTTGTGAAGAAATCTTCTCAGAGGTTCAAAAAACCATCGTCCAGTATGAGGAGGAGATCAACCGTCAGCACAGACTGCTGGATATCAGCCAGAAACCCGACAGAAACTCACACATCATAG acctcccacaacaacatgactgtgaggaagaggagggtctggatgagcagcaggtctgtaaccaggagaggaactccagtctggaccaggaggaccagcctccacagattaaagaggaacaggaggagctCTGCAGCATTCAGGAGGGAGAGCAACTTGTACTGAAGCAGGAGACTGAAGGCATTATCGTCTGGACTGATGAAGAGCAGCTCAGACTGATGGAGACCATCCGGAAACCTGTGATAAAGTTACACAGAATAG ATGTCCTACACCAACATGCTATTGAGGAAGAAGAGGCTCTTACAGAACAGCGGGTCTTTAACCAGGAGAGGAACTCTAGTCTGGACCAGGAGGACCCACAGcctccacagattaaagaggaacaggaggaactgTGCAGCAttcaggagggagagcagcttgGACTGAAGCAGGAGAGTGATACCTTCATGAAGACTCCTACTTATGAGGAAAGTCACCACAGTGAACCAGAACCAAACAGTGAGCAGCTCCTTTCTCACAGCTCTCCTGAAGCAGAGAGCAGATATCATGAAGAAAATGGGCATGTGGACTCTGGATCTACTAGAAAtgcagagctgaagaagagaCATCACAGTCAGAGAGTAGACAACAGTCCTGTGTCAGTGAGTCAAAGTAGAACTGACACAAAGAACAAGTCTGTACAATGTGACGTGTGTGGAAAAAGTTtacagaataaatacaaaatgactACACATCTAAgagttcacacaggtgagaaaccatATCCTTGTACCACCTGTGGTAAAAGATTCGCTCTTCCAGCAGCATGCAAAACACACATgagaattcacacaggtgagaactTGTATTCTTGTAGGACCTGTGGAAAAAGATTTGCTAGCCCATCAGCGTTCAAAAAACACATGAGAATTCACGCTGGTGAGATGCCGTATTCAtgtagcacctgtgggaaaagattttctgcatcatcagtgttcaaaaaacacacaagaatTCACACAGTTGAGAAGCTGTATTCCTGTGGCTTCTGTGCAAAAAGATTTGCTGTCTCCtcagcattaaaaacacacatgagaATTCACACTGGTGAGAAACCGTATTCTTGTAATGCCTGTGGGAAAAGATTTATTCAGAAGTCACAACTGGAAAGTCATATaagaattcacacaggtgagaaaccatattcttgtagcacctgtgggaaaagatttGCTGACTTATCAACATTCAAAACACACATgagaattcacacaggtgagaagccgtaTTCTTGTAGCACCTGTGAGAAAAGATTTATTCAGAAATCACATTTGAACTGTCATGTaagaattcacacaggtgagaaaccatATCCTTGTAGCATCTGTGGGGAAAGGTTTGTCCAGAGGATAAAATTAAAGAAGCACATGAGAATTCATGCGCGTTCAAATGTTCATACTAAGAAAATGCTGGACAGCTGTGAGTCATCGCTAAACACGTGA